Genomic window (Helianthus annuus cultivar XRQ/B chromosome 3, HanXRQr2.0-SUNRISE, whole genome shotgun sequence):
agtatagtatagtatcgtataCTATATggtataatatattataatgtagtATTGTATAGTATATGATAGCATCGAACAATATAGTATAGTGTAGtgttgtattgtattgtataggACTGTATCGTATCGCACAATGTAATATAGTATCTATACtatatcgtatagtatagtgtcGTGTCATGTTGCGTCGTGTCGTGtcgtgtagtgtagtgtagtgtcgTGTAGTGTAGTGTAGGATTGTATCGTATGGTACTGTATAAGATTGTATCGTATGGTACAACATAGTATACTATCGTATAATATATGATATAGTATGGTATGATATAGTATAGTACAGAATCGTAGGGTCAattgctacaaatttccgacaaattTGACATTTTACAATTTAAAATTATATGTTTGTCTAAATTGATAAAttaaaataacctttttgtaggAAATCTGTAGCAACTGATGTTCATTTGCTACAAATTTTCGACAAACTTAACATTTTAACTAAACAACtgttttgtaggaaatttgtagcaacttgtgtcaatttcctacaaatttccgacaaatttattattttattttttaaaattatatatttttctaaaattgataataacataagttttttttgtaggaaatatgtagcaacttgtgtcaatttgctacaaattttggACAAATTTAACACTTTACttttcaaaattatgttttcttcttaatttgttgaataatagcctttttgtaggaaatttgtagcaattGCTGTCAATTTcctacaaatttccgacaaacttatcattttattttttttaaattatctttatttctaaaatagataaataacaaataaaataactttttttttgtaggaaatttgtagcaactggTGTCAATTTtctacaaatttccgacaaatctaatatttgatttttcaaaaatatgttttcttcttaatttgttgaataataacttttttgtaggaaatttgtagcaattgctgtcaatttgctacaaatttccgacaaacttatcattttattttttaaaattatctttgtttctaaaattgataaataacaaataaaataacttttttttgtaggaaatttgtagcaactggTGTTAActtgctacaaatttccgacaaatctaatattttattttttaaaattatgttttcttcttaatttgttaaataatagcatttttgtaggaaatttgtagcaactgctGTCAATTTGCTACAAAATTTCCGACAAACTTgtcattttatttttttaaattttatttttttctaaaattgatgaataacaaataaaataacattttttgtaggaaatttgtagcaactggtgtaaatttgctacaaatttccgacaaattTTATATTGTATATTTTtcaaattatttattttgttgtagttacaaataatataaaaatttttaatttttttcggaAATTTGTCGAAAAGGTTATAAATTTTGTGATGAAATTGCTACAAATGCTTATTGTGTGGcaaatttgtaggaaatttgtggaaaagttttgggtttttttttgtttttcttttttgtcaaaaaattgtagcaaaattgtaaaaaaaattgagtTGTGGGAAATTTGTAGGAAACTTTTGTAGGAAAAAATGTAGTTTTCTAGTAGTGCCATGAGCAAAGGACAACGGGTAAACCTTATACATAAATGCATAAACTTTTACAAGTGATTAAAAATTCTACGTCAGTGAACCAACaaacgaatatatatatataacacatgcCTTAACTTTATTTTTCTAAAGAAGCACACGTTACCACCAAACATTGCAGTAGCATATTTAAGAATTTAACTTTACACAAATAACCTTGAAAGTTCCATGGTCCAATCACTCAGTTGGTCATGTAGACGCCAAATTCACCACAACCACTGTTGGATTTCAAAGTTtcaaaacacaaaaatacacaaaGATAAACTCACGAATAGGAAACTTATTTTACTGCTTCAAACCCACACTTTTATTCATTGCAACACcaaacatatatacacacatttagCTACATACAAATGAGTAAATAAAGGAAACTAACTAACCACTACTCCTACAAATGAGTAAAACTAACCATGACTGAACACCAATATTTGaccaaataaaacataaaaaccatGTGACATAAATAACTTTTCTGCTGATTCGTTTGACCCGTATCCGATTACGAAGCTCCATTTCCGGTACCCTAAAACCCATATTAAAACCCGTCAAGATTAACCTACACTCACCCCCTTAATCTTGACAagtttcttcattctttcttgctcgtCATGCTAAACGAACCGCACGGATCGGGTTTCTTGCTTAAACTTGCTTCATGCCTTAATCAGTTCATGAAGATCCGACTTGACTCCAGTATTGCTCTTGTGTTGCTTTCTTCTTTATCGcaactaagttttttttttttaattcaccTGCTACTCGTTGCTTCCTTCCATCCTTCAAATTAAATATAGACACAAACCAACTTGCTTGGTTGCTTCCCCACCTTTTTACTCCATCCTAACAACCCCTTTTTTAAATGATATTCGATTTGTAAATTCATTTCAAATTTGGATTTGCATTAAAAGTCTCAAGACTTATCCAAGACCAATTAATTTCCAAATTTATCTCAACTTGCACCGACCCATTATAATGTATCATGAACGAATTTAAAATTCATGAAACATTTCAATAATCTCATGCAATACCAATCTTTCACAAAACCTCCTGTTGACAAAAACACAATTACCTCCTTGGCTATTTTCGAACATGTCTCACAAAGATGCAGTTCGCCTTCTTTTTCTTAAACGGCTTCACAAGAACCTCACACAGGTCTCGGTAGTCTTCACACAATTTTCTTCCCTCGATCACAAAGATCTGACTTTGCTGGATCACACAGTTCCTCCTCCTTGATCGAATCACACAGCACCACTTAGGTTTTCGATCGGCTACACAGGTTGCTCACACACTACTGCTCCTTCTTGATCTTCTTTAAGCCACATAGGTAGTCTCTACCTGAATTGCTGAACCACACAGGTTCTTGTCTCCAATGCCACTCACATAGAGTTTTTTTTCGACCACACAACTTCGGTTCTTTCTCTAAACCGCACCACCGGGTTTTCTTCTCTTGATCACAAAGATCTCCTTTCTCACGGCTGCCACACACAGAGCAGGTATGTTTTTGATCACACAGATcgtcttcttcctcctcttctatcGGCTCACTAAGAACCGATCGATTCACGTAGAACTTTCTTCATACGGCTTACACAGAACCCTTCTACGATCACTTAGGTCGTCTTTTTCGATGCATCCGCCCGGCTCACTCAGAACCGTATTCAGTTCACTAAGAACCTCTCCTTTTCAAGTCTCGATTTCTTCTCCACATCGCTCACTTAGAACCATGTTCAGTTCACACGGAACCTCCGCTACTGTCTCAAAACTCAACACTCTTCAGTGAATTGATTCTCTCTTCTCATTCTTGCAGTTTAGAGGGCTGCTCCCTTCTTCTCCGAAAATCGACTCTCAAACCTGCCCTCTTTCTAAACCTCACTAAACCCACGGTATGAGCctggagctctgataccaattgttggatttCAAAGTTtcaaaacacaaaaatacacaaaGATAAACTCACGAATAGGAAACTTATTTTACTGCTTCAAACCCACACTTTTATTCATTGCAACACcaaacatatatacacacatttagCTACATACAAATGAGTAAATAAAGGAAACTAACTAACCACTACTCCTACAAATGAGTAAAACTAACCATGACTGAACACCAATATTTGaccaaataaaacataaaaaccatGTGACATAAATAACTTTTCTGCTGATTCGTTTGACCCGTATCCGATTACGAAGCTCCATTTCCGGTACCCTAAAACCCATATTAAAACCCGTCAAGATTAACCTACAACCACGTCAGCGGCTATATTAAAAGCCACGTGACCCGGCCCAAAAAGCAGCAGCGTCTAACGTGGTTCTCTAAATATCCACCCCTTCCCCTATATAACTAAACTAACCCACCACCTTTCTTCCACCATCATCAACAACCGccataacaacaacaacaactttctCTCAATCATCCATTGCAATGGCAGCTACTTCAGTCTTCATGGCTACCCCCGTTACAcgtctcaccaccaccaccccttCTTCATCTACAAGAAACATCAAATTTGCTGTCGTCAGGTGCATGTCACAAGATCAGCAATCTTCACCGGCACCGAAGAAGGCGAGCACTAAGTTCTCCGACGTGTTGGCGTTCAGTGGGCCTGCACCGGAGAGGATCAACGGAAGGTTGGCGATGATAGGGTTTGTGTCGGCGTTGGCGGTGGAGTTAAGCAGTGGTCAAGATGTGTTATCTCAGATCTCCAACGGTGGTGTGCCGGTGTTTGTAGCGACGAGTGTGTTGCTGTCGGTGGCGTCGTTGGTGCCGTTGTTCAAAGGGGTGAGAGCGGAGTCGAAGTCGAGTGGGTTGATGACGTCGGATGCAGAACTGTGGAATGGGCGGGTTGCGATGTTGGGTTTGGTGGCTTTGGCTATCACCGAGTATGTCAAAGGCAGTGCACTTGTATGATCAATTTcttaaaaagaaaaacagtgctacaagaatatatatatatttttttgaagtTGTGATGCTTTTAGGTACAATGAAAGTTTAATTATATCGAGTTAGGATGGGAAAGTCAGTAGACATGTACTTAAAAAGTTTGTAACTTGTGTGTAATTGATGAAATGTTTTGATTTATGAATATTCTTGCCTATATGTAGATATGGTAAATTGCATCTTGATTACTATTAAATATTGTCAAATActttagcttttttttttaaaagagaaTTTTATTAAAGAAATGGCCGGCCTGACAAAAAACCTAGGATCGCACCACTAACCAAACTACACCATAATATTGTCAAATactttagctttttttttttttgaaaagagaaTTTTATTAAAGAAATTGCCGGCCTGACAAAAAACCCATGATCGCACCACTAACCAAACTACACCATATACAACGGATACTTACACCATTCTCTCCACACTATATCCTTATACTTAGACCTATTTTTAAGCCAAAAAAATCCCAGAGATCTACCTACTCCAAAAATGTCTTCACTATTACCTCTACCATTGTCAAACACAATATCATTCCTAGCTTTCCATATCGCCCAACACATCACCATAACCAGCCCACGAATAATCTCCTTCCGTTTGTTATCCCCATTAAAACCTTTGTGAATATTGATGACGTCCGAGAACGAGAAGACGAAAATGTGAGGGATATTGGCCCATCTGCTGAAACGATCCAACACCTTCAACGAAATCTCACAAGCAGTGAAGATATGATCCACAGATTAAACACCAACCCCACAAAGCGCACACGATGTCGAGTCAACCGTAATGTTCCTTCTATCTAGAGCAAGCCAAGTCGGAATCTGATCCAATGAAGGCCTCCACATAAAAATCCTACCTTTGGCCGGCAACCAACTGCATCCCTTGATAGAAAACAGAACCACTTCAGCCCGTTCCTCTGCCGCAAAAGCCTTGTAAGAGCTTGTCGAGAACACCCCTGAATCTTCCGGAGACCACAACCATTTATCCTTATCGGCCGAAATCCTGACTCCTCCGAATGAGCGCATAAGCTCCTCTAGCTCCTGAATTTCACTGCCAGAAATCAGATCTCTCTTCTAACAGAGCTGAAAATTGATTTCCTCCCCTGCACCTTCTAATATATCGCTCACCCAGCAAGCTTTATCCTTTTCAATGGGGAAAAGACTGGGCCATTTATACATAAGGGCCGTGTCACCAAGCCAAACATCGATCCAGAATCTAATGTTGTTTCCATTCCCCAACACCCCTTTAATTAAATTGTGAATACTTTTACCTTTCAACACCAGTTTGTTCTCCAATTTCATAATATTTAACCATACCCCAGTAACCGCCAAGTTAGCCGGTAGAGAGGACCACTTCCTTTTCCTACCATGACACGCCAAGATAACTCTTTTCCAAAGACTGTTTTCTTCCACTTTAAACCTCCAAATCCATTTAGCCAAAAGCGCCTCGTTGACTATTTTGAGCTTACACAATCCCAGGGCACCGTCTTTCTTATGACGCGAAACCTTATCCCAAGCAACCCAATGTGTTTTCCTAACCTCTTCCGAACCTCCCCAAAGAAAGTTTTTCATAAGAGACTCTAACTTTTCTACAACTTTTACCGGCGCCTTTGTAAGACCCTAACACATATTTGaccaaaagtcgcagcggaaaattcataccataaaatttctttcattaaaaacgTTTTGACTTACTAGAAAGTTCATTTCCAaaataactctttcacataagtTCATCAATCGACTCATTCACTAAATAAAAACATAACTTATGTTTACTATATTacatacatcaacgttcccgtacaatctaacttGTGACTTGGTCTTCGATCTATACTCCTTAATAATCCTTCGTGtctcgtacaacctgcactcaccacatacattcataacattagcTCACATTATAAATATAAACAAAGATTCATCCTCGTATACTTTTCATTCAGACATCATTTTACATTTAAGCACTGAGCATTAAAACCCTTGGTGAGACTACAATATTGTACCTGCATTACtcttcattctcaaggtacatTATTCATAATATCAATATTCAACCATATTGAAACCTTGCGTACATACATTCGTACATGCATACTTACATACCTACCTATGTACATACATAATCGCGTACATTCATACACACCtacttacatacatacaacatatatatacatacatacatttctaCATACGTGCATAAGTTCATACATACCTACCTACATACACATGAACatatatacaaacatacatatatacatttcTGCATACCTGCATAAGTTTATTCATACCTACCTACATACGCAtgaacatatatacatacatacatacatttctgTATACGTGCATAAGTTTATTCATACCTACCTACATACGCAtgaacatatatacatacatacatccctACTTGCAACATACCTAACTCATACATGCCTACTCACCTACACACCTTCATATAACCGCGTATACTTGTTTACATACATATAAACATGCATACTTACCTTCACACATACCTACGTTTACTAAATCATAAGTTAAGTTGGTCATACTTAGCTTACGAGTGATTAAAACGCAtttatgttggtgcacttgtgtctgtactttgtctgtattcggtaacggtgtaaacgatgtccttgttagtcatgtaagtttgaccaagtcaaccatcctccggtttgacttggacaaacagtttGTATATGATTGTTCaatgtctgtgtcgaaggatggACCATCGAAGGATTGCttcaatccttcgatgacctcgaaagatatgcttcgatggatgattgatggacctcgatagatcatccttcgaggtccctgtgtATCCTTCGATAGCTTTATGCTCGATAGATCATCTATCGAGCAGTCATCCTGATCCTTCGACAAGAC
Coding sequences:
- the LOC110930276 gene encoding early light-induced protein 1, chloroplastic: MAATSVFMATPVTRLTTTTPSSSTRNIKFAVVRCMSQDQQSSPAPKKASTKFSDVLAFSGPAPERINGRLAMIGFVSALAVELSSGQDVLSQISNGGVPVFVATSVLLSVASLVPLFKGVRAESKSSGLMTSDAELWNGRVAMLGLVALAITEYVKGSALV